CAAAATCTGAACCCCTTCCTTTTGGCATATCCCCTCGTTCAGACTGCAAACTGACAGCCCTGATGCAACTTGAAACATGATTCCGAGTTGTCTTACAAATATTTCTTTGGCAATGAcattatgtgtttaaacataagCAGCACTAGTACAAATAATCTTGTACAACTAACTCATACAAGATACGCAGGATTTCAAAATGACTTGGCGATGTATACAACATTATTGAAGAGTTGCTAGAGATGTATTTTTATCATTTGATGATGGCTTCCCATTCCAATTACGTAACACAGCATGCTAAAAAATAGATAAACGGTCCTAAAAAGAAATGAAAAATGCCAGCAGCTCACTGGTTCTAGTGTTATTCAGAAAGGTAAGTGTGTATGCAATTGCTAGGATGTATTACGATCATGGAAATATTTTTAATACAATGGTTAGTGCACCTAAGTCTAACAAATGAAGAAAGCCAAAAGTCTCAATCGCAGTTTTAATTAAGTCTAATTTCATAAGAAAACACATGACCCCTATAATTATATTTGCATGCAGCATGTCACAGCAGTCTAAATATAAGATTCTAGGATGTTGGATTGAGTGGAACAATTTTATTATAGCAAGAATTTTAGGACATGTTTGGAAGAGCTCCAACTCTTGGATAATATGTAGGCTAAAATAAGATGATTTAAGCCTAACAAACAAAACACACACCCAAAACCCCCCAATTCCAGCTCAGTGAATTCTTGGAACTATGGATACCCAGCTTCATGAATTATTGGACCTGTTTGGAAGAGCAACAGCTCCAAGAATTCACTTTTAAAATATGTGCCAGGCTTCCAATTTGCAGAATCTGGTAGATCTTAGATTGCGTTATCTAAACTCATAAAGTATCTGTGATGTAATGCAGGTCCCAATCATGACAACCTCTAAATAGTATTCGTATGTGTGTGAACAGCAGTACCTATGTTCAAGCAATTGGCATGCCGTGGCATAGAGGTAAAGAAATCTTACGGGGTCAGGAACATTAGGGTCAGCACCAGCTTCCAGTAAGCATTTCAAGCATGCAGTTAAGCCTTTATCCGCAGCAGCAGCTAAAGGGGGTACAAGACCGTCATTGACATCAGCACCAGCCTACCAAAAAGTATTATAAGAATCAGTTTCTAGAGGAACTCTATGAGCTCATTGCCGATTAGACACGACACTTTCTTGTGGAAATAATTACTGTAGCGCATCCACAAAAATGTCTCAAAGGTAGATCACATAACAAACACCGTTAAAGAAGGCCAAACCTACTTTACTGTgcaaaaatgtactccctccgttcacaaatatgagATGTTTTGGACATTTCAATACGGAgtacatacggactgaaatgagtgaacaaacacactaaaatgtcTCTATATACATCCGAATCAGAAAAAGTTAGAACGTCTTTATAATAATGAACGGAAGGAGTAGCATTGAACAGAAATTTTCTTAAGTAATTCTGAGGCCTGACGCAATGAAAATGAGACTGCATTCATGATACCTCAACCAGGAGCTTGACACATTTCACTGAGGAAGCAGTTATAGCAGAAATAAGGGGGGTGTCAATACCAGGCAGTATCTTGTTATGCTGGTGAGGAACAAATAACACACGAGTTACTATATATATACTGAAGTAAAATGTAGGAAAGAACATAAAAATAAAATGGAGAATGATTTGTTGTCCTATGACCTTCTGTAATAAGAAAAATCTTTCAACGGCTTTGCAAAAGCAAACATGTATCAACAAGAGCTTCTGGAATAATATATTGAGCATTAATGCCTTAGTGGCCATGTGAAACAATTAGACCATTTTATCAATTCAGTCCCATGTGTCTCTTTGAAGAGAAGTACAACATAACAGCACACCCTTTTGTTCCCAGCCAAGCTGGGTAGGCTAGAGCCTAGGGATGAACCCACCAAGAGCCACCAGACAGAATAAGCGTATGTGAAAGAAAAACATACATCATCATGAATACTAGAGGGGATACAAATTCAGAAAGTTGCAATGCCCTTAAAATTGGCATTTGGAAAACATATAACTGCGTGTATAGTGGAGCCTATATTGAAGAAGCAGGTACGAACGGGATGTAAGCAACAGCCTATGGAGTACAGAGAAACCACCCTGGCCTATCGAGAATGCAGCCTCAGTAGAATTTAAACAAAAGTTAACAGGGTGCACTTAGTCACTGCTACAAAGGCATGATCTTTAATAATTGCTAGAAAAATGTATTAAGTTAGCTCATAATTGCCCTCGGACTTCAAAACTACTGAATAAAAGCAGTAAAACCGACTCAACACAACCAGCAAAGCAAATGAAACATCCGCGTTGTTTCATCGGAACAATGCAGCTAGCCAAAATTACACCTCGGGAGGAAACAATGTGTTATTAAACCTACATCTGCGTTGTTCTCCAATAAAACTTTCATAGCTTCATCCTGCCCTCTGAAGGCAGCGATATGCAATGGTGTCCCACTGACAGATACTGAGTCAACAGAAGCTCCTTTTGTAAGCAAGAGTTCCACCATTTCACGGTCTCCTGAGTGAAGGAAAAAAAAGATGAAAAGAGACTCCAACAGGTAAATGCTACAAAGTACAACTAATTGTGTGATGGGGGGATTTTATATGATCAAGACACACACCAATTAAAACTACATTCCCAGGAATAGTTACAAACAGACAAGGGAGAAGAATATGAGAAAATGGGCAACTTTTGAGACAAAAAGGAAATGGCACTGATATCCAAAGTATACAATAAAAACCATGAAAATTTTGTCAGACAACTTCTAGCCAGGCAACAATAGAACACCCCCATGAAAAGAGGGTTTGGATGTTGTCGACTTCATATCAATTTAGCTATCAGTGTGAACATAACCCACTTTCCTTACATTAGCTCAGGGAAGGAAAATGGCTGTGAAATACCAGCAAGAAGCTGAGGTGCATAATTTTACATCATAAGTCAAATACCAACAAGAAACTAGTAGACGGCTTGATGTAAGCTAGGTAGTTTTGGTTAATTAGCCGTTTATGTTTGTCATCATAAGATAGGAATCCTATTCAAAAGAAAAGCGTAAGCTAGGAAATAAATCTGAATACTTTGCCCCTCCCAAAGTAGATCTATTGCAAATACCATCTTCTACATACTCTCTTTCCAACACACTTGGGAATCATATCATAGTAGAACAATATTGCAATACAATACTATTGGAAGAAAAATGCCATGTGCTTGCGAAAAAGTACCCATTCCAGCGGCATGATGAAGCGGGGTGAAGTAGTCGCCGATAACTTTGTTTGGATTAGCCCCATGATCGAGAAGATAGCGGATAGTATCCAAGCTTCCACCAAACATTGCGCAAATCAGAGGTGTTACGGCTACCAGGTTAAGACGAGCGTCAGTGAAAAGAGATGTATACCGGGATCATCGATCCGAAGAAATGTATTCCTGGCTATCAGAGCATGCTTTGTGTTTCTACAGTAATTAACAGCATGGAATCTATTGCTGGCCTAGGGATTTTTATATTGCGAACGCACCTACCAAGAGGGGTGGAGTACATTCTATCTAGAGACAAATTAAGAGGCAGAGGTACGTACATTCAGCGCCGTCGGCGTCCACATCGACCCCTATCTCCTCGACCAGGTACCTGCACACCGGCACGCTCCCAATTCTGGCGGCCATGTGCAGCGCCCCGAGGCCTTCCTCCCTGGTTGCATCCAGCACCTCCCTGGGATCCCGTCCGCTCTTGTCCAGCGCCCGCACCAGCCCTGCAAGCAACACGACGAACGGGGGGAAATCAGTACCTCCCTGGGATCCCAGACGCCAGCCCGCCCGAAAGACGTACCCTTTAAGAGCGGGAGGTCGCCCTCGCTCGCCGCGTGGAGCAGATGCAGATTGAACTCGTCGACGGCCGTAGGGTCGGGGATAGGGAGGTTTGGAGGGGCGGCGGTGGAGCGAGGCGGCGccatggcggccggcggcggcgatgggCCTAGGGTTTTGAGGGGGATGGCAGCGGGCGGAGGACGGCGGCGTGTCAGTCAAAGGTTGAAATGGAAATGTTGCGCGCACGCTTTGGGTGTACACGGGCGTGGACTGGACTAGCACTACCTCTGTTCTggtttttttttaagaaaaaactTGGTAGTACAAAGaatgctttttttttctttcttgaaAACTTACcgtcaaggtagtacaaagaatATTAGAAATAAAAAGGGAAACGGTTGTAGCCGGcggaccggccgaagcttcggccggtcacGCGCGGGTCGTTGGATGATTAGCGATCGAACCGCTGTTTAGCCACGTCTTCCACACAGGGGATCAAACGCGTGGCTGTTGGGGCCCATGCACCGCCCGCGACCTTATCCCTTCGCTTCCATATCCACTCGCATCTCCTTCCCCATCCACCAACAGCCGGGGGCGCGGTCGTCGCCATGGCTGCCGGCCACTGGATGCGCCTCATTTTGAATCGTGTGCAGATCACCCGCACCGGATGTATCCCTCTCCATGGCCGTCCACGGCCAGGGGCTTGCTCGTCGCCTTGTCCGCGGTAACTGGACGCACGCCCTCTCCATGGCAACCGCAGCCAGAGCTTCGCTAGTCGCCATGACCAACCTGCAATCAGCCGCGGGGGCGACGAGTTTGTGCTGGAGCCGGGGATTGCTGGAACCAGGTTATTTTTTTGCTGGATCCACCCACTTTTTTTGCTACAACCCCTTTCTTTTTTGCTACCATCCCCATTCGATTTGATGAACTCTTTtcgttttttgctggaaccggtgtcCCGATTTGCTGGAAGCAGTTGGTGGACGTGCTGCAAGGTTGACAGCTCACAGGAGGAAGCTGCATCCAGCGGCGAGGAGGGCTGCATCCAATGTCGTTCAAACGCCGGGAGTTGCAACCATGTACGCCGGAGCTACAACCGGTGACCGGGGGTGTTGCAAGAGGGAGTGGCCGTTTTTGCTGATGCGTCTTTTTTTGGTGAACcaaatttttgttttttgctggaaccgatGAATTTCTTTGCTGGAATAGATATAATTTTTTGCTTCATCGGCTGCAGAGCTCTCAAATGTTTCATGTTGTTTTTGCTGGGGCCTAAGTTTGGTTTTGTTGGAACCGTTGTTCGATTTTGCTGGAAGCGTTGTTAGATTTTGCTGGAAGCGTTGTTCGTTTTTGCTTCAACCGACCACCGGAGTTCTGTAGGTACGATGCATGTCGATGGAGGCTAGCAGAGATGGCGACGCCTGCGCCGAGCTCGACGACGGGGACCAGACGCTGCAATCGCGGGGGCGGAAGGGGGGGGAGCGGCGAGCTCGCCGGGAGCGCACACACAACGGTGGAAGGAGGATGGGTGGGGGATTTTTTTCTGGAAGCTTTGACCGAAGGAAGAACGAGTCGGGGGTTGAGTTGCCAGATCGGACGGTTCCGGCTCGCTACATCGGGCGGTTGGCGTTCGACCGGCCCAAcagttgggccggtgcgccggcgcagatcACCGCCCAAATGAAAATTACATCCATGTCCATATAACGACGATTTTTTTATAATTGAATTTTATTAGCTCAAAAagaagcatcaagaggatacaaaccccaaaagcacacactcaaccTCTATATAGTTAAGATGCACCCGACACACGACCAACACGAACCCACGCACACAAAAAACACGTTGGCAAATGGCAAAGTCACATAAGACCAAAACTATATGTAGGTGACAAAAATTAAAGTGATCAGATTTGTGATCGACAAGTTATAATAAATACAATATCCGCGCCAACCATCACATAGACGACGAAGTTCCTCAACAGCAACGTCTTCAACAAGGTAGCGACAATCAAGCATCGCCGTTACCGATCAGTGAAGCCGATAAGAAAAGATCGGTGAAGCCGAGTTCAACACAGAGGAAAAaatttgtcatctcagctcactaggcaaataggatctcacaaagatttgcaaggaattaactaaaggatttgcaaaTAATTAAATACAGGGAATGTAAAAAataacagagaaaagaaaagaaaagaaatctaggtgaagttttttttgaaaggggaacaagCATGCAAGAACaaagagaaacactagagaacttcatctagaattggtcggcgacaaagtcacctatgttagagtatattgagttaggagtcaagtgaagtcacttgatcatagggcacactcatcgtttaagctcaaaatggggttgccatttttcgtttaagcactttgatgtattcacatcttgttgagctgctttgacccatgacttggggtaaaacttctctaagatggaataacataccttggtagcGGTGTTGTTCTTGATCATGTAGGtgaacttgtgtaggatgctcaaggttgatgtagttcatcaagagttgggagcaccggttgtagtttgagttcatcttcctacatgggttaattttgcaaggaagagcacatgtgtatccaaaatgacaatcatgaaatttgatatcaaATGAAATTGgatatatagaaattgtcaaaggatatgttgaaggattcatgcttccttgacttcatccaccatattgtagagacttggtgttgTGGAGATTGCTTAGGATATgaatgagttgcaatctcatagaattggGCTTAATTATCCAAGTacgtacaagggttagataacatgcaagggtacaagtatatccaagacacatgatcatcatcataagagaaataccaAGGATTAGTCAtataaaggctcatgccttgcaagcatccaaatggagtttctactccaagtttgaggcatcaatgatgttcaattcacctctcaaactgcaaaatactttctcatcaagtggtttggtgaatatatccgccaattgcttatcgataAGAACATGTTTAAGATTGATATctgctttagcaacatgatcttgaatgaaatgatgatgaacttcaatatgcttagttcgagaatgttgcacgggattgtgagcaatcttaatagcactttcacaaagcaatggaacatgtttcacatgtatcccataatctttaagagtttgtttcatacaaagtaattgagcacaacatgaaccggcggaaatgtattccgcttcgacggtggataaggataccgagttttgtttcttggaggaccaagacacaagagatctaccaagaaattgacaagtacccaaactagactttctatcaaccttgtcaccgacatagtccaaatcggagtagccaacaaaatcaaaagaagatctcttaggataccaaatgccaaagtttggtgtatgaattaagtatctcactatccttttcgcagccttaagatgacattctttaggggctgcttgatatcgtgcacacatgcacacatttAGCATAATactgggacgggaggcacatagatataacaatgaaccaatcatagagtggtaaACCTTTTGGTCGACCGGTTCGCCATCtgttgtcaagtcaagatgtccactagtaggcatgggtgtattcatacctttgcattattgcacgttgaacttcttgaataagtcattgatatactttgtttgggaaacaaaggtatcctccttagtttgcttgttttgcaaactaagaaagaacttgagttcactcatcatagacatctcaaacttctccaacattagccttccaaacttttaactaaaatgagggttagtcgaaccaaatatgataccATCCACataaaatttggcacacaaataatttgacccttttagtaaaaaatGTAGAATCAAAATtttcaatctcaaagcctttttcattaaggaacttagttaagcatttataccatgctctcagagcttgtttaagaccataaagatctttgtgaagtttgtaaacatgatcggctttcttgggattaacaaagccgggaggttttttaacataaacttcctcctcaatttcaccattaagaaaagcacttttaatgtccatttgatataaagtgatatcatggtgattggcataagcaagtaagatccgaatggattcaagtctagcaacaggggcatatgtctcaTCACAGTCCATAcctttgttggggaatgttgcataaaataaaaaaattctacgttcaccaagatcaatctatgagttcatctagcaacgagagagaggagtgcatctacatacccttgtagatcgcgtgcggaagcgttcaagagaacggggttgagggagtcgttctcgtcgtgatccaaatcaccggagatcctagcgccgaacggacggcacctccacgttcaactgacgtacggtcagcgtgacgtctcctccttcttgatccagcaaggggggaaggagaggttgatgaagatcctgttagggaacgtagtaatttcaaaaaatttcctacgcacacgcaagatcatggtgatggcatagcaacgagaggggagagtgttgtccacgtaccctcgtagaccgtaagcgaaagcgttagcacaacgcggttgatgtagtcgtacgtcttcacgatccgaccgatccaagcaccgaacgtacggcacctccgagttcagcacaccttcagctcgatgacgatccccgggctccgatctagcaaagcttcggggatgagttccgtcagcacgacggtgtggtgacgatgatgatgttctaccggcgcagggctttgcctaaactctgcgacgatatgaccggggtggaatatggtggaggggggcaccacacacggctaaggaacgatccgtagatcaacttgtgtgtctatggggtgccccctgccctcgtatataaaggagggagggggaggccgtccggccctttgttcggcgcgccaggaggaggagtcctcctcctttcctactcctacaaggaggggaaggaagggggagaggaggggaaggaaagaggggggcgccccccctctgtagcgacccgacccgaatggatcaagtctctgtgctccgatgtcatccctggatcagtaatgctgacaccacacagtacttcgaaggatttatagcagagtagcaatcacacacttattacatcgtttgtccagaagaggacttattacagtaatcagggcttaaggccatctaataacgataacaacggaagacttggaagataagtgagtccatcaactccaacggcatcactgagtatagaaccacgacctaaaagcaccttatttgtcgtctgaaaagtctgcaacatgaaaagttgcagcccgaaaacgggtcagcacatggaatatgctggcattgtaacacatagagagaagtAATGAGTATTGGctgtactacatgcatatttggctggtggaaaagctctatggttacagtttttgcataaagccagtttttccctaccacaaaggaataaatttatttaactatcatggtggttgttaacattgagaatggttgacagcatcctcaatcccaattaaaagtactcatttaaaacccaacaatattaattagaagtaacatgttgagattcaataggataatccaagtactagatactcaagacgtccataaccggggacacggctaatcatgattagtttgtacactctgcagaggtttgcgcacttttccccacaagactcgatcgcctccgcttggtttctcgcactacatggtgtttaagaaacggataaccgagacatagtctttcagaagcgctagcaccttacgatgggtggaccggtacacctacatcccctacatctgctagtccaccactataagagttcgcacgatttagtcaactatgccagagcccataatggcttgtggctgcacacgtaagttactagtatgaattatcttatgatccctttgagcctgggtggcggtccataggaaaatcacacggtacccccgggatttccaaaaaaaaaacaggcaagtcctggtaactccaggtgcctcaatccacccagatgtgtatttaagttgccaccttagataaaccattaataacaatctcacatctgtcatggatattcattcacccaatccacgtctactagcatagcatggcataataagcaaacgtagaagtaactcccaaaggtttcataagtaatacaggtaataggtactacctcatctacttcccagcccacaatttaattagatcctaatcatgcaatgtttgaggattgatctaatgcacaaaaactgggtagtagaaaaaatatgatcaagtgttacttgctttgctgacgatccgcgaaacctagagactcgaagtaacaagcggcgcactccgggtgacctatcgcagacaaacaacaagcatacaataagtactcatctaatgcacaggtaaatcttgaataaaagatctaaccagaaagttcaacttaagaaccctggtggcaaaagaatcgaatcaaataaagcaacgatagtcaaacgacgaaagaaaacaactcggttctagcaagttgaaactaagtcaaattttacagtagtaaaactttgtttaagttgattagtcggaacggcggtttcgagatgaaactccaggtgcttgaatcacctgattccgataaacaagcgagaagatagactagaaagaaaatcggatctgaaatcgctatcagaaaaatagcggaataaatccgatgagaaagaaaacgacgaacggttgaacgaacggacgttcattaaccgaggcaaaccggtgatcacgttcgttaggacgaacggtccggcgaacacttgctaaacaaaaccggaaagaaaaaaAACCGGCGAGAAAAAACGATCTAGGAAAAACCGGAACGGAAACCGGAACGATTTACGAAAAACCGAACtgaggaaaagaaaaggtgacgcggcgcggggctagtacctcgaagaggcgaggggctccggtaacggcggcgttgggtggcggcggcggtggcaagcggcggcgttgggtggcggcggcggcacttggcggcggcggtggtgtagGGCGGCGGTGCTGGTGAGGGGCGGCGACGCGGTGGTGGTGttgcactgctgctgctgcggaggagaggagaggagaggtgttggtttgatgtgttggNNNNNNNNNNNNNNNNNNNNNNNNNNNNNNNNNNNNNNNNNNNNNNNNNNNNNNNNNNNNNNNNNNNNNNNNNNNNNNNNNNNNNNNNNNNNNNNNNNNNNNNNNNNNNNNNNNNNNNNNNNNNNNNNNNNNNNNNNNNNNNNNNNNNNNNNNNNNNNNNNNNNNNNNNNNNNNNNNNNNNNNNNNNNNNNNNNNNNNNNNNNNNNNNNNNNNNNNNNNNNNNNNNNNNNNNNNNNNNNNNNNNNNNNNNNNNNNNNNNNNNNNNNNNNNNNNNNNNNNNNNNNNNNNNNNNNNNNNNNtttatattggggagggggagggttttgcttggagtaGGGGACAAGAATTAGACTAGGTTTAGGAATCCTAGGAACAAAAAACGGAATAACGAAACGGGTCCAAATCCTACTAGGATTTGTAAAAGAAAAGGAAACCGGGGCGGCTCCCTGGCTCCCTGGCGTGGCGGCGCTAGCGATGGCCTtggcctcctggccggccggctggcttggcggcttgggcctttggcccaaggcgctgcggctcTTTTTTTTAAAATCGGTTTCGCACGCAGAAAAAAAATACagaaaaaaatctaaacgaactccaaaattaataaagtaaattttccccgactcctaaagatgagtcgaacaaaatgaacttttactcggggcctaaaatgcaatttttgaaaacacgcattttttcctaaggcaataaactccgagaaatatccaaaatttgatttatttattaaatcttcatttttcctaaattttgggaaggtcatattattccctctcttatttttgatattggaaaaatatttgaagattaaataaataaatacaatgatcctcttttcatagtcttgagagaactcaaatacgaaaatttcgaaatctccaactctctccgagggtccttgagttgcgtgaaatttctaggatcaacaaatgcaagaaaatatgatatgcatgatgatctaatgtataacattccaaattgaaaatttgggatgttacaccctcctagtccaattcggaccagagggagagggggcgcgcggcccttcctggccgcccct
Above is a window of Triticum dicoccoides isolate Atlit2015 ecotype Zavitan chromosome 5B, WEW_v2.0, whole genome shotgun sequence DNA encoding:
- the LOC119306844 gene encoding uncharacterized protein LOC119306844, producing MAVHGQGLARRLVRGNWTHALSMATAARASLVAMTNLQSAAGATSLCWSRGLLEPVGGRAARLTAHRRKLHPAARRAASNVVQTPGVATMYAGATTGDRGCCKREWPFLLMRLFLVNQIFVFCWNR
- the LOC119312932 gene encoding ankyrin-1-like, whose protein sequence is MAPPRSTAAPPNLPIPDPTAVDEFNLHLLHAASEGDLPLLKGLVRALDKSGRDPREVLDATREEGLGALHMAARIGSVPVCRYLVEEIGVDVDADGAESVTPLICAMFGGSLDTIRYLLDHGANPNKVIGDYFTPLHHAAGMGDREMVELLLTKGASVDSVSVSGTPLHIAAFRGQDEAMKVLLENNADHNKILPGIDTPLISAITASSVKCVKLLVEAGADVNDGLVPPLAAAADKGLTACLKCLLEAGADPNVPDPSGRLPIELAALNGTREDVEILFPVTSCIPTVHDWSIDGIIHHAKSVSMKQGDYSNLRRIEELKSLGVKSVKRNDYSTAATMYSMAMEHDPHDATLFSNRSLCWLRMGDGHNALQDALACREMRPGWPKACYRQGAALMLLKDYGGARDAFLDAAKLDPQSSEIKAALREAMNSLEISHGATKTT